One Burkholderia cepacia genomic window carries:
- a CDS encoding TauD/TfdA family dioxygenase: MNLAEGIDPSGLRPVSKSLAIYELRDDEVAGLTHVARGLIAHHDSVESPSFAHDCMLAAQELPRTLRALAHRYRQLELPCSVLLLRGMPVDDTRIGASPSHWDAPWRNPPSLLEEAMQCLMTSLLGDMFGWRTQENGRFLRHIVPIRKDHAEQLGGGSSVTLVWHNEEAFHEHRADFLSILCYRNDEHAQTIFCGIDEIEISDEMWRVLSAPRFTILPDKSHLPEQNVSDQWRLDDHVFERIRRMHENPEPVPALSGLRAKPWVRVDEAFMAALPGDDEAERALRWLIDACYAHQTSVVMQPGDMVWVDNKRAVHGRTVYRPNYGPRQRWLRRVNVHVNLRETLPFRQAPTTREIL, encoded by the coding sequence ATGAATCTTGCTGAAGGCATCGATCCATCCGGTCTGAGGCCGGTTTCGAAGTCGCTCGCGATCTACGAATTGCGCGACGACGAAGTTGCCGGGCTCACGCACGTCGCGCGCGGCCTGATCGCGCATCACGACAGTGTTGAAAGCCCGTCGTTCGCGCACGACTGCATGCTCGCCGCCCAGGAACTGCCGCGTACGCTGCGTGCGCTCGCGCACCGCTACCGGCAACTCGAGCTGCCGTGCAGCGTCCTGCTGCTGCGCGGAATGCCGGTCGACGACACGCGCATCGGCGCGTCGCCGTCGCACTGGGACGCGCCCTGGCGCAATCCGCCGTCGCTGCTCGAAGAGGCGATGCAGTGCCTGATGACGTCGCTGCTTGGCGACATGTTCGGCTGGCGCACCCAGGAGAACGGCCGGTTTCTGCGCCACATCGTGCCGATCAGGAAGGACCATGCAGAGCAGCTCGGCGGCGGCAGCAGCGTGACGCTGGTGTGGCATAACGAGGAGGCGTTTCACGAGCATCGCGCCGATTTCCTGTCGATTCTCTGCTACCGCAACGACGAGCACGCGCAGACGATTTTCTGCGGCATCGACGAGATCGAGATCTCGGACGAGATGTGGCGCGTGTTGAGCGCGCCGCGCTTCACGATCCTGCCGGACAAGTCGCACCTGCCCGAGCAGAACGTCAGCGACCAGTGGCGGCTCGACGACCACGTGTTCGAGCGGATTCGCCGCATGCACGAAAATCCGGAGCCCGTGCCCGCGCTGTCGGGGCTGCGCGCGAAGCCGTGGGTGCGCGTCGACGAGGCGTTCATGGCGGCGCTGCCGGGCGACGACGAGGCCGAGCGCGCGCTGCGCTGGCTGATCGACGCGTGCTATGCGCACCAGACCAGCGTCGTCATGCAGCCGGGCGACATGGTCTGGGTCGACAACAAGCGCGCGGTGCACGGGCGCACGGTCTATCGCCCGAACTACGGGCCGCGCCAGCGCTGGCTGCGGCGGGTCAACGTTCACGTCAACCTGCGCGAGACGCTGCCGTTCCGGCAAGCGCCGACGACGCGCGAAATCCTGTGA
- a CDS encoding sigma-70 family RNA polymerase sigma factor — protein MTAAQLALHQDVHTLYRDHHGWLQGWLRRRLGNAVDAADLAHDAFLRLILKPAPKGFDGPAEARAYLRTMAQGMCIDLFRRRQVEQAWLDSLAALPEPCEPSPEYRAIIIETLMEVGEFISRLPEKARKAFIMAQIHGLPSREIAGELAVSERMVQKYLAQAMLHLALLDAGLTH, from the coding sequence ATGACCGCCGCCCAGCTCGCCTTGCATCAGGATGTGCACACCCTTTACCGTGACCACCACGGCTGGTTGCAGGGCTGGCTGCGAAGACGGCTGGGTAACGCCGTCGATGCCGCCGACCTTGCTCATGACGCGTTTCTCCGCCTGATCCTCAAACCGGCCCCCAAAGGCTTCGACGGCCCTGCCGAAGCGCGTGCCTATCTGCGCACGATGGCGCAGGGGATGTGCATCGACCTGTTTCGCCGCCGTCAAGTCGAGCAGGCGTGGCTGGATTCATTGGCTGCGCTCCCCGAGCCCTGCGAGCCGTCTCCCGAGTACCGCGCGATCATCATCGAAACGCTGATGGAAGTGGGCGAGTTCATCAGCCGGTTGCCCGAGAAGGCGAGGAAGGCGTTCATCATGGCGCAGATCCATGGCTTGCCGAGCCGCGAGATCGCCGGCGAACTGGCTGTCTCGGAGCGCATGGTGCAAAAGTACCTCGCACAGGCCATGCTGCATCTGGCGCTGCTCGACGCCGGACTGACTCACTGA
- a CDS encoding TonB-dependent receptor — protein sequence MLGIALAASGACSQAFAQTPAGTATQAVARRYDIPAGPLSSTLSRLADQADILLSVPGDLTAGKTSPGVHGSYSIDRAFQAILGGTGLEAVRQGDGSYSLRPAPAAGAQGVLPAVTVIGKRIGDSVAAPYAGGQVAQGATVGLLGNRDYMDTPFSLTSYTEKLIRDEQSTSVAELLTTTDPSVRAAIDSGNRYDAITIRGLRVENSEIALNGLFGLVPAYRVSPDPLERIEILKGPGALLNGMLPHGSVGGSVNVVTKRADDMPLTRLTTEYLSNSVFGGHADIGRRFGRSGEFGIRINAARREGHTPIDDQSRRNSALSVGLDYRGERLRLSGDVVYQDDYMRGAARGYTPIAGITVPEAPDPRINLAQSFAYSSSHSLTALGRAEYDLTSGVTLFGAVGMNRFGYDKLEDPGATITDVQGNATSSSKYQEGRSHALSAEAGARARFKTGPIDHRLVVGGNHLQQTTWFGQTVYGSYQTNIYTPTRLSGPGAPLSHLPESKDSEQILRSIAIADTLSAAGGLVQLTLGVRHQQVASSNYAASGAETAHYDQGATTPSVALVIRPLDQLSFYANYIEALTPGSLPPADAANPNQVFAPFKSKQYEVGTKLDLGRFGATLGLFQIDVPSGIVDPATRIYSLNGLQRNRGVELSGFGELGRGVRVLGGVSWLDARLRRTQGGINDGNHAVGAPSLQANLGAEWDMPFIPGFTLAGRVIYTGKAYMSQDNTQHVPSWTRCDLGGRLTTRVVGRDVTLRASVTNLFNKDYWQANPTGYLISGMPRTFWLSMSTDL from the coding sequence ATGCTCGGCATCGCGCTTGCCGCGAGCGGCGCTTGCTCGCAGGCATTCGCGCAGACGCCCGCCGGCACGGCAACCCAGGCTGTCGCCCGACGCTATGACATCCCGGCCGGGCCGCTGTCCTCGACCTTGAGCCGGCTTGCCGATCAAGCGGACATCCTGCTCAGCGTGCCGGGCGACCTGACGGCTGGAAAGACCAGCCCGGGCGTACATGGCTCGTATTCCATCGATCGTGCATTCCAGGCCATTCTGGGCGGCACCGGCCTCGAGGCAGTGCGGCAAGGCGACGGCAGCTACTCGCTCCGTCCCGCACCGGCCGCAGGCGCACAAGGCGTGCTGCCTGCCGTGACGGTGATCGGCAAACGCATCGGCGATTCGGTCGCCGCGCCTTATGCAGGCGGGCAGGTCGCGCAAGGCGCAACAGTCGGCCTGCTGGGTAATCGCGACTATATGGACACGCCGTTCAGCCTGACGAGCTATACGGAAAAACTCATCCGCGACGAGCAGTCGACCAGCGTGGCCGAACTCCTGACCACGACCGATCCTTCGGTCCGGGCGGCGATCGACAGCGGCAATCGCTACGACGCGATCACGATCCGGGGGCTTCGTGTCGAAAACAGCGAAATCGCACTGAACGGGCTCTTTGGGCTCGTGCCGGCCTATCGCGTCAGCCCCGATCCGCTCGAGCGCATCGAAATTCTCAAGGGGCCGGGCGCATTGCTCAACGGCATGCTTCCGCATGGCAGCGTCGGCGGCAGCGTCAACGTCGTGACGAAGCGCGCCGACGACATGCCGCTTACCCGCCTGACGACCGAATACTTGTCCAACTCCGTATTCGGCGGCCATGCGGATATCGGCCGGCGTTTCGGGAGGAGCGGGGAATTCGGCATCCGCATCAACGCGGCCCGTCGTGAGGGCCATACGCCGATCGACGACCAGTCGAGACGGAACAGCGCGCTTTCGGTCGGGCTCGACTATCGCGGCGAGCGCCTGCGCCTGTCCGGCGACGTCGTCTACCAGGACGACTACATGCGCGGGGCCGCGCGCGGCTATACCCCGATCGCCGGCATCACGGTGCCGGAGGCGCCCGATCCCCGGATCAATCTCGCACAGTCCTTCGCCTATTCGAGCTCGCACAGCCTGACGGCGCTGGGGCGCGCTGAGTACGACCTGACGTCCGGCGTGACGCTGTTCGGTGCGGTGGGCATGAATCGCTTTGGCTACGACAAGCTGGAAGACCCCGGCGCGACCATTACCGACGTGCAGGGCAATGCAACGTCTTCGTCGAAATACCAGGAGGGGCGATCGCATGCGCTGTCGGCCGAAGCCGGGGCCAGGGCTCGCTTCAAGACCGGGCCGATCGATCATCGGCTCGTCGTCGGCGGCAACCATCTGCAGCAGACGACATGGTTCGGACAGACCGTCTACGGCAGCTATCAGACGAACATCTATACGCCGACCCGGCTATCGGGCCCCGGCGCGCCGCTGTCGCATTTGCCAGAATCCAAGGATAGTGAGCAGATCCTGCGCAGCATCGCCATTGCCGATACCCTGTCTGCCGCGGGCGGGCTCGTGCAGCTCACGCTCGGCGTGCGCCACCAGCAGGTCGCCAGCAGCAACTACGCCGCCTCCGGCGCCGAAACTGCTCACTACGACCAGGGCGCAACGACACCCTCCGTCGCGCTGGTGATTCGTCCGCTCGACCAGCTTTCGTTCTACGCCAACTACATCGAGGCGCTAACGCCCGGCTCCTTGCCACCCGCCGACGCGGCCAACCCCAACCAGGTGTTTGCGCCTTTCAAGTCGAAGCAATACGAGGTCGGGACCAAGCTCGATCTCGGCCGCTTCGGCGCGACGCTGGGGCTGTTCCAGATCGACGTGCCGAGCGGGATCGTCGACCCCGCCACCAGGATCTACAGCCTCAACGGCCTGCAGCGCAATCGCGGCGTCGAGCTTTCCGGTTTCGGGGAACTCGGGCGTGGCGTCCGGGTGCTGGGCGGCGTGAGCTGGCTCGACGCGAGGCTGCGTCGCACTCAGGGCGGGATCAACGACGGCAATCACGCCGTCGGCGCGCCGTCGCTCCAGGCCAATCTCGGTGCGGAGTGGGACATGCCCTTCATCCCCGGGTTCACGTTGGCCGGGCGCGTCATCTATACGGGCAAGGCCTACATGAGCCAGGACAACACCCAGCACGTTCCGAGCTGGACGCGATGCGATCTCGGGGGACGCTTGACGACCCGGGTCGTGGGCCGGGACGTCACGCTCCGCGCGAGCGTCACCAATCTCTTCAACAAGGACTATTGGCAAGCGAATCCAACCGGATATCTGATCAGCGGCATGCCGCGCACTTTCTGGCTGTCGATGTCGACCGACTTGTAG
- a CDS encoding sterol desaturase family protein gives MSPSAIACAVGGGLILAEALLLRMMRREHTVWPELVFNLNSGHILMWAFRGVEIAAYAAVLAHLNLHWIDRLPRAAQWTFALFAWDLCFYWRHRTHHRFGLLWAVHVVHHQGKNFNLSLCNRNSWYASLTDFPFTGVLAVLGLPLDIYVAISSFHYAVQFFNHCGLVRSAGVLDRFLVTPRHHRVHHRAEPQFFNCNFGGTFLLWDKIFGTFTRNDDDHVDARYGVDGIANSCNPLRASHEPLLQLAGARWPASEHCSPARVSAVFVASGGLLLYGMLICWLNTQHDAHSDLHWMLMGCTLAGTIALGAHCDGKRWALPAWCALAFALPALLHGDRTMSDTVPAALLVLFVVHGVFGMIQFARKAAASARLPQR, from the coding sequence ATGAGTCCATCCGCCATCGCTTGTGCCGTGGGCGGCGGCCTGATTCTCGCGGAAGCACTCCTGCTGAGAATGATGCGCCGCGAACACACGGTCTGGCCGGAACTCGTCTTCAACCTCAATTCTGGCCATATCCTGATGTGGGCCTTCCGTGGTGTCGAAATCGCGGCCTACGCAGCCGTTCTCGCCCATCTAAACCTGCACTGGATCGACCGCCTGCCGCGCGCAGCGCAGTGGACTTTTGCGCTGTTCGCGTGGGATCTCTGCTTTTATTGGCGGCATCGCACGCACCATCGATTCGGGCTGCTCTGGGCGGTGCATGTCGTTCATCACCAGGGCAAGAACTTCAATCTCTCGCTGTGTAACCGCAATTCCTGGTATGCATCGCTCACTGATTTTCCGTTCACCGGCGTGCTCGCCGTTCTGGGTTTGCCGCTCGATATTTATGTCGCCATTTCGTCGTTCCACTATGCTGTCCAGTTCTTCAACCATTGCGGCCTCGTGCGGTCGGCGGGCGTACTGGACCGCTTTCTGGTCACGCCGCGACATCACCGCGTGCACCATCGCGCCGAGCCGCAGTTTTTCAACTGCAACTTCGGCGGCACCTTTCTTCTGTGGGACAAAATCTTCGGCACCTTCACCCGCAACGACGACGATCACGTCGATGCCCGTTACGGCGTCGATGGCATCGCGAACAGCTGCAACCCGCTGCGCGCGAGTCACGAACCGCTACTGCAGCTCGCGGGCGCGAGGTGGCCAGCCAGCGAACATTGCTCACCGGCGCGTGTGAGCGCCGTTTTCGTGGCCAGCGGGGGCTTGCTCCTTTATGGCATGCTCATTTGCTGGCTCAATACGCAGCATGACGCCCACTCCGACTTGCATTGGATGCTGATGGGCTGCACGCTGGCCGGCACGATTGCGCTCGGCGCGCATTGCGACGGCAAGCGCTGGGCGCTGCCCGCCTGGTGCGCGCTGGCGTTCGCGCTGCCCGCGCTGCTACACGGCGATCGCACGATGAGCGACACCGTGCCCGCCGCGCTCCTCGTGCTGTTTGTCGTGCACGGCGTCTTCGGCATGATCCAGTTCGCGCGCAAGGCTGCGGCGTCCGCCCGACTGCCGCAGCGCTGA
- a CDS encoding TonB-dependent siderophore receptor has protein sequence MPARRQDRLILAGALALASWHLHAQEVAGKGVQIAQDKASAGAASAVPQDAAAAGTATLDTISVRSSRPSLYAVPDVNVGALGSKDPKDLPLSVAYYSAELIEAQRARTLMDVLKNDPSVQNTAVGGAMDNISIRGFPVDWTNTMRRDGMPVAPYYDLPLENVERVDVLKGPSGFLYGVNSPGGTVNYVLKRPTRDRFTTVTGEVRSYDGYYGAVDTGGPIGDGQFGYRFNVAGEKVGNFGHSGDLRRTFVSGAIDWAISPRALLRLNFDYQNKHLAAQPVIGTQPDGSLPPQFDPRTLLGQPWLQYRTNTFNIGGQFDFRLTDNWTFTTQIAQSYNNRDAAFPDIYSVAANGDILSGDIYLSPNQSFRVLSTNTFVTGKFNTGPLAHQFVTGVSTRNYDSQQGGFGVMPITVGNIFNPVYSPAQTSTFPGKTATKNFQPSVFISDLIDIGSHWSVMLGLRHVRYRDDSYAASGAQSHYETSVNVPSAGLIFKPLPSLSTYVSYSEGFEQGGVAPYNTRNAGQNLAPVKSKQYEAGVKADVGSDLTVNAAVFRIEKTLQYVNAANYFVQAGKQRHTGVELTANGRVTRDLSIVAGAAYLHTQQDDTGDPATNGKRAANVPTFQASAFLDYRIAAVHGLNVDAGVYYVGRRPLDAANTVSLPGYVRFDAGARYQTRIGDHTTIFRAGVQNLTDRRYWAAANYNSVWPGQPRTFFLSAQVDM, from the coding sequence GTGCCGGCGCGTCGCCAGGACAGGTTGATTCTCGCGGGTGCGCTGGCGCTCGCATCGTGGCACCTGCATGCTCAGGAGGTTGCGGGCAAGGGTGTACAAATCGCGCAGGACAAGGCCTCGGCAGGCGCCGCGAGCGCCGTGCCTCAGGATGCGGCGGCCGCCGGCACGGCGACGCTCGATACCATCTCCGTGCGGAGCAGCCGTCCGTCGCTGTACGCTGTGCCCGACGTCAACGTTGGCGCGCTCGGCTCGAAGGATCCGAAGGATCTTCCGCTGTCGGTGGCGTACTATTCGGCCGAACTGATCGAGGCCCAGCGCGCGCGCACGCTGATGGACGTGCTGAAGAACGACCCGTCGGTGCAGAACACGGCGGTCGGCGGCGCGATGGACAACATCAGCATCCGCGGCTTTCCGGTCGACTGGACCAATACGATGCGGCGCGACGGGATGCCGGTCGCGCCGTACTACGACCTGCCGCTCGAGAACGTCGAGCGCGTCGACGTGCTGAAAGGGCCGTCGGGTTTCCTGTACGGCGTGAACTCGCCGGGCGGCACGGTCAACTACGTGCTCAAGCGCCCGACCCGCGACCGCTTCACGACCGTCACCGGCGAAGTGCGCAGCTACGATGGCTACTACGGCGCGGTCGACACGGGCGGCCCGATCGGCGACGGCCAGTTCGGCTATCGCTTCAACGTGGCCGGCGAGAAGGTCGGCAACTTCGGCCATTCCGGCGATCTGCGCCGCACGTTCGTGAGCGGCGCGATCGACTGGGCGATCTCGCCGCGCGCGCTGCTGCGCCTGAACTTCGACTACCAGAACAAGCATCTCGCCGCGCAGCCCGTGATCGGCACGCAGCCGGACGGCTCGCTGCCGCCGCAGTTCGACCCGCGCACGCTGCTCGGGCAGCCGTGGCTGCAGTACCGCACCAACACGTTCAATATCGGCGGCCAGTTCGACTTCAGGCTGACCGACAACTGGACTTTCACGACGCAGATCGCGCAGTCGTACAACAACCGCGACGCGGCGTTTCCCGACATCTATTCGGTCGCGGCGAACGGCGACATCCTGAGCGGCGACATCTACCTGTCGCCGAATCAGAGCTTCCGCGTACTGTCGACGAACACGTTCGTGACCGGCAAGTTCAACACGGGGCCGCTCGCGCACCAGTTCGTCACGGGCGTGTCGACGCGCAACTACGATTCGCAGCAGGGCGGCTTCGGCGTGATGCCGATCACGGTCGGCAACATCTTCAATCCGGTCTATTCGCCCGCGCAAACGTCTACGTTCCCCGGCAAGACAGCCACGAAGAACTTCCAGCCGAGCGTGTTCATCAGCGACCTGATCGACATCGGCTCGCACTGGAGCGTGATGCTCGGCCTGCGCCACGTGCGCTACCGCGACGACTCGTACGCGGCGTCCGGCGCTCAATCGCACTACGAGACGAGCGTGAACGTGCCGTCGGCAGGGCTGATCTTCAAGCCGCTGCCGTCGCTGTCGACCTACGTCAGCTACTCGGAAGGCTTCGAGCAGGGCGGCGTCGCGCCGTACAACACGCGCAACGCGGGCCAGAATCTCGCGCCGGTGAAGAGCAAGCAATACGAAGCTGGCGTGAAGGCCGACGTCGGCAGCGACCTGACCGTCAACGCAGCGGTGTTCCGCATCGAGAAGACGCTGCAGTACGTGAACGCGGCGAACTACTTCGTGCAGGCCGGCAAGCAGCGCCATACGGGCGTCGAGCTGACCGCGAACGGCCGTGTGACGCGCGACCTGTCGATCGTCGCGGGCGCTGCATACCTGCATACGCAGCAAGACGATACGGGCGACCCTGCGACGAACGGCAAGCGCGCCGCGAACGTGCCGACCTTTCAGGCGAGCGCGTTCCTCGATTACAGGATCGCGGCCGTGCACGGGCTCAACGTCGACGCGGGCGTCTACTACGTCGGCCGCCGGCCGCTCGATGCGGCGAACACCGTATCGCTGCCGGGTTACGTGCGCTTCGATGCGGGCGCGCGCTACCAGACGCGTATCGGCGACCACACGACGATCTTCCGCGCCGGCGTGCAGAACCTGACCGACAGGCGCTACTGGGCCGCGGCGAACTACAACTCGGTGTGGCCTGGCCAGCCGCGCACGTTCTTCCTGTCCGCGCAGGTCGACATGTAA
- a CDS encoding FecR domain-containing protein encodes MATPSPSAAESGVQTDYESLEQAAHWYAALYADGAAAEHREAWERWLAERPEHRRAWAHIEAVSRRFEPLRREGDGEREALAAAVQVSARRTIGRRKVLSCLAALGGTGIAGWLGGRFMALPDRLAAWRSDYRTGVGERRDVLLADGTRVWLNTNSAFDVDYDGARRLVTLTMGEILIDTGKDGQGRPFFVDTPNGRMQALGTRFTVRQTDRCTLLAVFEGRVQIRNLSGRVEVVAAGQQRHFATDVISGAAFADPAREAWSRGVILAEDVTLDALIAELSRYQHGRIGVDPQVAGIRVVGRFPANNPDQTLAMLERDLPIRVRRTLPWWISIEAK; translated from the coding sequence ATGGCGACGCCTTCCCCGTCCGCCGCAGAGAGCGGCGTCCAGACGGATTACGAGAGCCTTGAGCAGGCCGCCCACTGGTATGCCGCGCTTTATGCCGACGGCGCAGCGGCCGAACACCGTGAAGCGTGGGAGCGATGGCTGGCGGAACGTCCCGAGCATCGTCGCGCGTGGGCGCATATCGAGGCGGTGAGCCGCCGGTTCGAGCCATTGCGACGCGAGGGCGACGGCGAGCGCGAGGCGCTCGCCGCTGCCGTTCAGGTTTCTGCCAGGCGCACGATAGGCCGCCGCAAGGTGCTGAGTTGTCTGGCGGCGCTGGGCGGGACGGGCATCGCAGGATGGTTGGGAGGGCGCTTCATGGCCCTGCCTGATCGGTTGGCCGCATGGCGATCGGACTACCGCACGGGTGTCGGCGAACGGCGAGACGTTCTGCTGGCCGACGGCACGCGCGTCTGGTTGAACACGAACAGTGCGTTCGACGTCGACTACGACGGCGCACGACGTCTGGTGACGCTGACGATGGGCGAAATCCTCATCGATACCGGCAAGGACGGCCAAGGCCGGCCGTTCTTCGTCGACACCCCGAACGGCCGGATGCAGGCATTGGGCACCCGCTTCACCGTGCGGCAAACGGACCGGTGTACGCTGCTGGCCGTTTTCGAAGGGAGGGTCCAGATTCGGAACCTCTCAGGGCGCGTCGAGGTAGTTGCGGCCGGCCAGCAACGGCACTTCGCAACGGACGTCATTTCCGGCGCGGCGTTCGCCGATCCTGCTCGCGAAGCATGGTCGCGTGGCGTGATTCTGGCCGAGGACGTCACGCTCGACGCGTTGATCGCGGAGTTGAGCCGCTATCAGCATGGTCGCATCGGCGTCGACCCGCAAGTTGCGGGGATCCGGGTTGTCGGCCGCTTCCCGGCAAACAATCCGGACCAAACGCTCGCGATGCTCGAACGCGATCTGCCGATCCGCGTGCGGCGCACGCTGCCGTGGTGGATCTCGATCGAAGCCAAATAA
- a CDS encoding ornithine cyclodeaminase, with the protein MNTMTFDPAATAETGADVRPRPATQPSQLLVLGKRVIDELDYDPAMVLDAVERAYHGLATGESDNPRKLMSQPADKHSVAYSMLGRDGGRRTVGFKTSYKHDPEHSRELQKYYTTLLLFDDETGMPVAMMDGSLVGSLRTPAVSALIARAAAPHARTALVVGTGTQGRMAAPFLLTALPGVERVIVHGHYDAGIEAVRHTLKRFHPDRDIEVSTDLGVSARQADIVLGVAGAGAPEAVRHAELKPGALALLVGYGIHADALHHADYRVATSEAQMQVTGMDLVDETGKLPPVDAELPDILLGRKPARRADDEIVFAFNSGMIVTDIALGRVLADAARAKGLGKEVELW; encoded by the coding sequence ATGAATACGATGACATTCGACCCGGCCGCGACGGCCGAAACCGGCGCCGACGTGCGCCCGCGGCCCGCGACGCAGCCGTCGCAGCTGCTCGTGCTCGGCAAGCGCGTGATCGACGAGCTCGACTACGACCCGGCGATGGTGCTCGATGCGGTCGAGCGCGCGTATCACGGTCTTGCGACCGGCGAATCCGACAATCCGCGCAAGCTGATGAGCCAGCCCGCGGACAAGCACTCGGTCGCGTATTCGATGCTCGGCCGCGACGGCGGTCGCCGGACGGTCGGCTTCAAGACCTCGTACAAGCATGACCCCGAGCACAGCCGCGAGCTGCAGAAGTACTACACGACGCTGCTGCTGTTCGACGACGAGACCGGCATGCCGGTCGCCATGATGGACGGCAGCCTCGTCGGCTCGCTGCGTACGCCGGCCGTTTCGGCGTTGATCGCGCGCGCGGCCGCGCCGCACGCGCGCACGGCGCTCGTCGTCGGCACGGGCACGCAAGGACGGATGGCTGCGCCATTCCTGCTGACCGCGCTGCCGGGCGTCGAGCGCGTAATCGTGCACGGCCATTACGATGCCGGCATCGAAGCGGTCCGCCACACGCTGAAGCGCTTTCACCCTGACCGCGACATCGAGGTGTCGACCGATCTCGGCGTGTCCGCGCGGCAGGCGGACATCGTGCTCGGCGTAGCCGGCGCGGGCGCGCCGGAAGCGGTGCGTCACGCCGAGCTGAAGCCCGGCGCGCTCGCGCTGCTGGTCGGCTACGGCATTCACGCCGACGCGCTCCACCACGCCGACTACCGGGTCGCGACGAGTGAAGCGCAAATGCAGGTGACGGGGATGGATCTCGTCGACGAGACCGGCAAGCTGCCGCCTGTCGATGCGGAGCTGCCGGACATCCTGCTCGGCCGCAAGCCGGCGCGCCGCGCGGACGACGAGATCGTGTTCGCGTTCAACAGCGGGATGATCGTGACCGACATCGCGCTCGGGCGCGTGCTGGCCGACGCGGCGCGCGCGAAGGGGCTCGGGAAGGAGGTCGAGCTATGGTGA
- a CDS encoding alanine racemase: MVNRIPRLPALWDPAQREFVDEHEAMIHELAHGFDAPLHLLFPERFARNVAAFQHVLDERRVAGRVYYAKKANKARCFVRAAADAEIGVDVASVGEFADALAAGVCGADIGVSGPAKAGDLLRLAVLHDALIAVDSLDELDRLATIARQCGGVARVLLRMEPVAQTKSRFGLSAAALDAALSVCASNRESLMLEGFSFHLSGYSAEARCVQAGIAVRACVQARALELSPHTINIGGGFAMSYASEDDWRAFQAAHGPDDYHAKKVFDGFYPYHQACSGAQMLDAILGGIPDGESKPLADLLREHGLQMMLEPGRALLDQAGFTVFTVQGVKDRGDHGIATVNGTSFSVSEQWFASEFLPDPELLTAARTSRQLPRASGPYRACVGGASCLDSDMLTWRKVAFAQRPEPGDLLLYPNTAGYQMDSNESPFHELPLPPKLVVTLDGARPRWRVDRLSPFSGA; this comes from the coding sequence ATGGTGAACCGTATTCCGCGGTTGCCCGCGTTGTGGGATCCCGCGCAGCGCGAGTTCGTGGATGAACATGAGGCGATGATCCACGAACTCGCGCACGGCTTCGATGCGCCCCTTCATCTGCTGTTTCCGGAGCGATTCGCGCGCAATGTCGCGGCGTTTCAACACGTGCTCGACGAGCGTCGCGTGGCGGGGCGCGTGTACTACGCGAAGAAGGCGAACAAGGCGCGCTGCTTCGTGCGCGCCGCTGCCGACGCCGAAATCGGCGTCGACGTCGCGAGCGTTGGCGAATTCGCTGATGCATTGGCCGCGGGGGTCTGCGGCGCAGACATCGGGGTCTCCGGCCCCGCGAAGGCGGGCGACTTGCTGCGGCTCGCGGTGCTGCACGATGCGCTGATCGCCGTCGACAGCCTCGACGAGCTCGACCGTCTCGCCACGATCGCGCGGCAATGCGGGGGTGTCGCGCGCGTGCTGCTGCGCATGGAGCCGGTCGCGCAGACGAAAAGCCGATTCGGTCTGAGCGCCGCTGCGCTCGATGCGGCGCTGTCGGTCTGCGCGTCGAATCGAGAGTCGCTGATGCTCGAGGGCTTTTCGTTTCACCTGTCGGGCTACAGCGCGGAGGCGCGCTGCGTGCAGGCGGGGATCGCGGTGCGCGCATGCGTGCAGGCGCGTGCGCTCGAACTTTCGCCGCACACCATCAACATCGGCGGGGGCTTCGCGATGTCGTACGCGAGTGAGGACGACTGGCGTGCGTTCCAGGCAGCCCACGGTCCGGACGACTACCACGCGAAGAAGGTATTCGACGGCTTCTACCCGTATCACCAGGCGTGCAGCGGCGCGCAGATGCTCGACGCGATACTGGGCGGGATACCGGACGGCGAATCGAAGCCGCTCGCCGATCTGTTGCGCGAGCACGGCCTGCAGATGATGCTGGAGCCGGGGCGCGCGCTGCTCGATCAGGCCGGGTTCACGGTCTTCACCGTCCAGGGCGTGAAGGATCGCGGCGACCATGGCATCGCGACCGTGAACGGCACGAGCTTCAGCGTCTCCGAACAATGGTTCGCGAGCGAGTTCCTGCCCGATCCCGAACTGCTGACGGCCGCGCGCACGTCTCGGCAACTACCACGCGCGTCCGGACCGTACCGCGCCTGCGTCGGCGGCGCGAGCTGCCTCGACTCGGACATGCTCACGTGGCGCAAGGTCGCGTTCGCGCAGCGTCCGGAGCCCGGCGACCTGCTGCTGTACCCGAACACGGCCGGCTACCAGATGGATTCGAACGAATCGCCGTTTCATGAATTGCCGCTGCCCCCGAAGCTTGTCGTAACCCTCGATGGCGCGCGCCCGCGTTGGCGCGTCGACCGCCTTTCCCCGTTTTCCGGAGCCTGA